The Coprobacillus cateniformis DNA window TGAGAATCATTGAATCATAATATGGTGAAATTTCACATCCATTATACATGGCACTATCCACACGTACTCCTCTCCCTCCAGGTAAATGCATAAAAGATATCTTACCAGGTGTAGGTGCAAAATCTCTTTTCATATCTTCAGCATTAATACGACATTCCAATGCATAGCCATTTTGTTGAATATCCTCTTGTTGGTAAGGCATCTTTAACCCTTCTGCCATCTTTAACTGTAATTTGATTAAATCTATACCACAAATCATTTCAGTAATGGGATGTTCAACTTGAATTCTTGTATTCATTTCCATGAAATAATAATTTCCATGTTTATCTAAAAGAAATTCAATCGTTCCAACACTGTTATAACCAACATGATGACAAGCCTTCAATGCATCTTCAAATAATTTTTCTCTTACATTTTTCTTAAGTATATGACATGGGGCTTCTTCAATCATTTTTTGATGACGTCTTTGAAATGAGCAATCACGTTCAAATAAATGAATCACATGTCCATATTGATCTCCAACCACTTGAACTTCAATATGTTTCGGATTTTCAATATATTTTTCTAGATAAACTTCATCATCTCCAAAACATGCTTTTGCTTCTGATTTGGCATTCTGATATTGTTTTTCAAACTCTTCCTTATTTTGAATAATACGCATACCACGACCACCACCGCCATTACTAGCTTTAATCATAACAGGATAACCTAAATCCACAGCAATATTTTGACCATGTTCGACAGAAT harbors:
- the accC gene encoding acetyl-CoA carboxylase biotin carboxylase subunit — translated: MIEKLLIANRGEIAVRIIRTCKEMGIQTVAVYSTADKSSLHVQLADEAVCIGGPLANDSYLNMNAIIQAACNTGCDAIHPGFGFLSENSQFARLIIQCGLIWVGPSPEIIDMLGNKAEARKLMKEAGVPVIPGSKEIIDSVEHGQNIAVDLGYPVMIKASNGGGGRGMRIIQNKEEFEKQYQNAKSEAKACFGDDEVYLEKYIENPKHIEVQVVGDQYGHVIHLFERDCSFQRRHQKMIEEAPCHILKKNVREKLFEDALKACHHVGYNSVGTIEFLLDKHGNYYFMEMNTRIQVEHPITEMICGIDLIKLQLKMAEGLKMPYQQEDIQQNGYALECRINAEDMKRDFAPTPGKISFMHLPGGRGVRVDSAMYNGCEISPYYDSMILKLITFAPTRLECIKKMRAALSEVIIDGISTNTEFHYYVLHSKDFIDGSYDTGFCEKFIKELKDNGSIV